In Herpetosiphon gulosus, one genomic interval encodes:
- a CDS encoding RNA-guided endonuclease TnpB family protein produces the protein MTFNSLSTRDSERAVHGVDYAFFVAMRCNGVLCLCKVLLTADRPVGIDVGLESFTTLSTSEKTAPPKFYRRNQKKLARAQRKLARTQKGSRNRAKARKRVAKIYQKIKNRRLDWLHKHAVGIVQRFDVVCIEDLNIKGLVKTKLAKSFSDTALGTFVQMLHDKAEWHGRQVVQVDRFYASSKTCHHCQTKTALTLSDRMWTCHICGTAHDRDVNAAINMLHEGLRLLAVGTTESQNAAGDGVNPVKRW, from the coding sequence ATGACCTTCAATTCCCTTTCCACACGTGACAGCGAACGCGCAGTTCATGGGGTAGACTACGCGTTTTTTGTGGCAATGCGGTGCAATGGTGTCCTTTGCTTATGCAAGGTGCTGCTCACGGCTGATCGGCCTGTGGGGATTGATGTAGGACTGGAATCATTCACCACGCTGTCAACGAGCGAGAAGACAGCACCACCGAAGTTCTACCGCCGAAACCAGAAGAAACTTGCCCGCGCTCAGAGGAAACTCGCACGAACGCAGAAGGGCAGTAGAAACCGCGCCAAAGCAAGGAAGCGGGTTGCCAAAATTTACCAGAAAATCAAAAACCGGCGCTTGGATTGGCTCCATAAACATGCGGTGGGGATTGTTCAACGATTCGACGTGGTGTGCATCGAAGACCTGAATATCAAAGGCCTTGTGAAAACCAAGCTGGCCAAATCATTCAGTGATACCGCCCTAGGGACTTTCGTGCAGATGCTTCATGATAAAGCGGAATGGCATGGCAGGCAGGTGGTGCAGGTTGATCGCTTCTACGCATCATCGAAAACCTGCCACCACTGCCAGACCAAAACCGCCCTGACGCTATCCGACCGTATGTGGACTTGTCATATCTGTGGCACAGCCCATGATCGGGATGTCAACGCCGCGATCAACATGCTGCACGAAGGGCTACGCTTGCTTGCCGTTGGGACGACGGAAAGCCAAAACGCTGCTGGAGATGGTGTAAACCCAGTGAAACGCTGGTAG
- a CDS encoding FixH family protein, giving the protein MFKRFLLCLLLLTSLVACGGNNSAQVPAPVEKTVDGVTLKLTSESPLSQNTDQTWVINVTQNGQPVDNADVYLDIDMPSMPMGQNKPLAKSEGNGNYRAQGIYTMGGAWAVSVFAEFDGKEYQASFDFNVPE; this is encoded by the coding sequence GTGTTCAAACGATTTTTGCTTTGTTTATTGTTATTAACTAGCCTCGTTGCTTGTGGTGGCAATAATTCGGCTCAAGTGCCCGCGCCAGTCGAAAAAACCGTCGATGGCGTGACTCTCAAACTTACCTCAGAAAGCCCATTGAGCCAAAACACCGACCAAACGTGGGTGATTAATGTGACTCAAAATGGCCAACCTGTGGATAACGCCGATGTCTATTTGGATATTGATATGCCTTCGATGCCAATGGGCCAGAACAAACCGCTAGCCAAAAGCGAGGGCAACGGCAACTATCGCGCCCAAGGCATCTACACCATGGGCGGAGCGTGGGCGGTGAGCGTATTCGCCGAATTCGACGGCAAAGAATATCAAGCCAGCTTCGATTTCAACGTACCAGAATAA